In a single window of the Fusarium falciforme chromosome 3, complete sequence genome:
- a CDS encoding Palmitoyltransferase translates to MASKPDDDGFPAPHIPRSEVPGPPSIISSRMTDIASDDGGDSEAHRQRMSLPRSADVASRPGTARTGASSRGAWPGQLGGRKTYVSGVQAKRGSIASSTAGSTSQAPSLSTRSHVPSLTSHAFFRPMSSQKLQAQRGGSHRPPTMSQQTPGSPTSPTSPTSPVLDDHGAEAGGSQARQSIISNPIAQLQRPTSDDENMRPPPSRGTEMTEQETLDRITANTSPSHGHYPAGSLTDSVRPLQGKHSADQGHFQHSIVIDKSYKDLSNLPSPIKSPRSFRSSFLMPGRSEQGQQGQNRSTEGAEKLSSSASSPQLRPVDSQGPRHPRVPSKPSQKSDLGRVHQYFEGNTVFCLGGRWQNTKERPVNIATGFFVVIPCALFFGFEAPWLWKNISPAIPIIFAYLAYICFSSFIHASVSDPGILPRNLHQFPPVDDNDDPLQLSPPTTDWALIKSAESATAAMEVPVKHCRTCNIWRPPRAHHCRLCDNCVETHDHHCVWLNNCVGKRNYRYFFTFVSSATILSAYLIGTSLAQILIYKNREGISFGKAIDHFRVPFALVFLGFICFLYPAALMGYHIFLMARGETTREYMNSHKFIKKERFRAFSQANIIKNFIVVLCRPRQPTYYRFKAHYQEGDQRLGIRRDKRPRSSSQGLEMHSVKPAAQSFQGPVSLRNENNNQ, encoded by the exons ATGGCTTCGAAGCccgatgacgatggcttccCAGCGCCTCATATCCCCCGTTCCGAAGTCCCCGGTCCACCAAGTATCATCTCCTCTCGAATGACGGATATTGCAAGCGATGATGGGGGCGACTCAGAGGCGCATCGACAGAGGATGAGTCTGCCACGGAGCGCGGATGTGGCCTCGAGACCTGGAACAGCCCGGACCGGAGCATCATCAAGGGGAGCATGGCCAGGCCAACTCGGAGGGAGGAAGACATACGTTTCCGGAGTTCAGGCCAAGAGGGGGAGCATTGCGAGTTCGACTGCAGGATCCACAAGCCAAGCTCCAAGCTTGTCGACTCGAAGCCATGTCCCTTCACTTACGTCGCATGCCTTTTTCCGACCCATGAGTTCGCAGAAATTACAGGCGCAGAGAGGAGGATCACACCGCCCGCCAACCATGAGCCAGCAGACACCAGGCTCGCCGACTTCACCGACTTCACCAACATCGCCAGTCCTGGATGACCACGGCGCCGAAGCAGGCGGCAGCCAAGCCAGGCAAAGCATTATTTCGAACCCGATCGCTCAGTTGCAGCGCCCGACtagcgacgacgagaacaTGCGACCCCCGCCATCTCGTGGCACCGAAATGACGGAACAGGAAACTCTGGACCGGATCACGGCAAACACGAGCCCAAGCCATGGCCATTACCCAGCCGGAAGTCTGACGGATAGTGTCCGTCCTCTTCAAGGCAAGCATTCCGCAGACCAAGGCCATTTTCAACACAGCATTGTTATCGACAAGAGCTACAAGGACCTATCAAACCTTCCGAGCCCTATCAAGTCTCCGCGATCATTTCGCTCTAGTTTCCTTATGCCTGGTCGAAGCGAGCAAGGACAACAAGGCCAGAACCGCAGCACCGAAGGAGCCGAGAAGCTATCGTCCtctgcatcatcaccacagcTTCGGCCTGTGGATTCCCAAGGACCACGCCATCCGCGGGTGCCTTCTAAGCCCAGCCAGAAATCCGACCTCGGCCGGGTTCACCAGTATTTTGAGGGTAACACGGTATTCTGCCTAGGTGGGCGGTGGCAGAACACCAAGGAACGCCCGGTCAATATTGCGACAGGCTTCTTTGTCGTGATTCCCTGCGCCCTGTTCTTTGGGTTTGAGGCACCGTGGCTGTGGAAGAATATTTCGCCCGCCATTCCAATCATCTTCGCTTATCTGGCCTATATTTGTTTCTCCTCCTTTATTCATGCCTCTGTCTCGGACCCAGGG ATTCTTCCACGAAACCTTCACCAATTTCCGCCTGTTGATGACAACGATGACCCTCTCCAGCTCAGCCCCCCTACAACGGACTGGGCGTTAATCAAGTCAGCTGAATCAGCGACTGCTGCAATGGAAGTTCCGGTTAAGCACTGTCGGACGTGTAACATTTGGCGACCTCCGCGAGCCCACCACTGTCGCTTGTGCGACAACTGTGTCGAGACTCATGATCACCACTGCGTGTGGCTCAACAACTGCGTCGGAAAACGCAACTACCGATATTTCTTCACTTTTGTCTCATCAGCCACCATTCTCTCAGCCTACCTCATTGGTACCAGCCTTGCCCAGATCCTCATCTACAAGAATAGAGAAGGCATCTCATTTGGCAAGGCGATCGACCACTTTCGAGTTCCTTTTGCGCTAGTCTTTCTCGGATTCATCTGTTTTCTATAtccagcagccttgatgggataCCACATCTTCTTAATGGCCCGAGGCGAGACGACAAGAGAGTACATGAACTCTCACAAGTTTATCAAAAAGGAGCGATTCAGGGCGTTTTCACaggccaacatcatcaagaactTTATCGTTGTCTTGTGCCGGCCCCGACAACCGACCTATTATCGGTTCAAGGCGCACTATCAAGAGGGCGACCAGCGGCTTGGTATCCGCAGGGATAAGCGACCCAGGTCGAGCTCGCAGGGACTGGAGATGCACAGCGTCAAGCCTGCAGCACAAAGCTTTCAGGGTCCAGTTTCATTGAGGAACGAAAACAACAACCAATAG